The DNA window ACCTCCGGCGCTTCCAGCACGGCCAGAATGGCGCTGTAATCGGCGCCCGATTCCTCGGCGGCATCCATAACCGCAAGCCGGCGCAGTTCGAGCTGTTGCGGTTTAGAAAGACCTTTGCTGAGTTTGGTAGCTGTATCGAGATGGCGCCTCAGAATTGCGTTAGGATTATCATATAGGCTGTATTTGCCGGTTTTTCGAATCGTTGGCAGAACTTCGTGAGTAATCCAACGCTTAAATGCTTTGGCTTCGAGCTTTCGACTTCCAATGATCAAAGAGTAGAGTCCAGGTTCATTAACAAAAACCATTTCCTGCTCTCCTCCAGGGGTCTGCGTTAAACGCAGCACCTTCTCATCATCATCAAGTCGACGAAGTTGAGTAGAATCAATTTCTAAAATCTCACATAGATCCTTGCCGCAAAATAATGGCTCGCTGCATTGAGTAATGGTCCTCACTATTTGCCCTTGATATTCAAAGATTTGCTTAAGCTGTCTCATAGACATTCCCCGCTGTTCACCTCATTTCCGATTAGGCAGCTCAGCCGGGAAGAATTCCAAGCGCCCCGCTTCACACTCATATCCTGCTTGCTCTAAATCTAAATGCTGCATTACAGTACTAACAGCCATTTCGGTTATTTCCACCTTGCTGGTTGCAGTAGTACCGCTCTTATCAGTGAAACCAGCATAAATTTTGTTCGTGAGCGGACTAACCCAAAGCTTTAATTCATCAAGTTTCATAGCGCACCTCACGTCTCATCAAAATAACTCGCCATCATCGCCGCCCCACCCAGGCGCTCAGATCCTCATCCCAGGCAGCACGAAATTTAGCCGGCAGCGGTACTTGTTTATTCTCTAAAAACAACTTAGCATGGGCGCAGGAAAAAATTGTGCTGTCCGTGTTTTTGCCGTTGCGCCGGCACTGGATACCTTCCGCCGAACTGCGGACAACGGCAATGGTGGCAGCCGGATTAATGAGGATTTCCAATGTTTCTCCTGATGCAAACCGCTTGCCGACTTCCGGCGATAGAGTTACCTTGCCGTTTTTGGTAACTGTAATATACGGCGTTGTCCTTGTTGCCAGCGCGTTGTTGGCATTAAAAACAACAAATGTGGATAAATCCAGTTTGGTAACGGTTAGCGCACCCGCTTCCGTCTTTACGCTCCGCGAATTTGCCATTAATCTCCCTCCTCTTTGATAAAGGTTATAACCTTCCGTTGTGGCCGGATCAGGGATGATGTCAATTAGCTGCGTCCCGCTTTCATCGATTTCCTGAAACAGCGAAACGACGATTGCACGCCGTTTTTGCGCCGTGTTCCGTCGCATTTCACGGTATAAGGCGGATCGGATATGGAGCAACGCATAAGTTGCGAAGCCCGCGCCTCGCGCCGGATTATACTTTACTGCGGCATTTACCAATGCAATGCTGGCGATCTGAAACAGATCTTCATACTCGACATTCGGCCTGAACGGATAATAGCGATGGATAGCGTAATGAACAAGGTTTTTGTATTCCCGTATTAGATTGTCGTTAAGGTAAGGCTGTTTGCTGCACATACAATTCATGCGTCCCATCCCGGAGTGCGCGCTCCTCCTCGGAAAGCTCGTAGCCTTTTTTTTCAAGGCAATCGTAAATTACATCAAGTTCCGCACTTCCTGAAAATTCGCATTGCCAGTCATGATAGTTTTCGTGTTGATTCTCAATACTGCAATAAGCCGCAATTAGTAATACTCGCTCTGGTTCGGATTCCAACACACCTGAAATTGTATCGAAAGTTAATTCCTCATCTTCAGGAGCTTTAATACCAAGCAATTCCAGAAATTTTGTTTCGGCACCGTACGGGAATCCGCCCTCCATGATTGCCTGCATCGCCAACGCCATGATTCCGTTAATATGCTTTTTCGCACCTACATAACTCCGCACAAACTCATGCCGCAATTGGAAAGCTCTTTTATTAATCTCATCCAGACGTTCGCGCCGTTCTCGCAATTGCCGTTGTTTTTCCTGCATGGCTTTTTCAGCTTCTGTGTCCGTTTTTTCAGCTTCTTTCACCAGTAATTGGGCATTGTACGGTGAGACGGTAAAAAAGTATTCCCTTGTATCGGCGTCGACTGGTTTCAGATTTTTTAGCTCAGTCGAAAAATTAGAAAACCATCGTACAGAACGCAGACCAGCCGTTTCCTTGACCTGCGTAGCAAATTTTTCAAGTTCGGCAATCAATAAGGCTTTGTTTTCTTCGAATTTTTCTTTATCAATGGCATCTTTAAGTTCCCAATGGAAATTAGGCGTACCAATTTTTTCAAGAACCTTATTTTTAGTTTTAACATCCTTGATCTTATCCAACTCCGCATAGTCTTGCAGCGTAGCCCCGCGCGCAACAGACTGTTGGAATTTCTCCTTGTCTAAATCCAACAGCTTCACGCGGCGCCGGATTGTGCTTTCCGAAAAACCGGTCTGCTCTGAAATACCATCAACGGTCTCCCCGAAATCCAGCATCATTTGAAATCCCTGCGCCTGCTCCAATATGGTTAGGTCATTGCGTTGCATATTCTCCAGCAACATCGTGGAGAGCTGTTTTTTGTAATCCATGTCAGTGATCACGCAGGGAACTTCCGTCAGACCTGCGAGCTTCGCAGCCGCAAGGCGGCGGTGCCCGATGACAACACGGTATACTCCTTCGATGGGTTGTCCTGTTACTTCACCGAGATAGGGTACAACTGTAAGATTTTGCAAAATACCGTTAGCCTTAATGCTATTTGCAAGCTCAGTTAGGTCGCCTAAATCTTTGCGAGGATTATCAGGATGAGGGGATATGCGTTTGATTTCAATATTGGTAATCATGATCTCACCTCTCGAAAAAATATCCCGCCTGGTGGCCGCGTCGGTACCCGGCAATCAGCTACCAGGCGGGGTAATTGCAGTTTACTTAATAGGGATCAGCGCCGGCGGCGACAGTTTCGGCAGGATTTGGGGTTTTAGAAACTATCGGGGCATCTTTTGCTGGAGCGGTTTGATCTGCCTTAATGCCATAATCTCTGGGATCGAACAGGCCAACCGGCTCAAAATCAATGCCAATCCAACTTTTCTCACCGGAACCTTTTTCGCTGGTTGTCATGCGAGTAACTACACGATTGACACCAGTACGAGGCGGCACCAAGGCTTTAGCGCCTTTTCCAAGATAGATGCCTTGTGCATATCGCCCCCACTGAATAGTGGTAGTGGAAGGGAAACTCATTAAATAAATTTTAGGAAAACCGTCGGGATTTAAAGTAGTTACCGGTACGATGTATGCAATATAACGCAATTCCAGTGACTTTAAATCATATCGGGTCTGCGCTTCCGGATTCTCCTGAAGGAAAACCTGTAAGTCCTGTTCCGCTTCTTCCTTGTCACGTTTAGCCACAATCAGTTGTCCTTCTTCCGGAGATTCTTGCTTACCCCAGAGGGTCCAGCGTTTTTCTCCATAACCAACCACCACATCAATGCTGTCGCTATAGTCCTCAACAACAGTATCATTGGAATCCTTTTCAACAAAATTTCCCTTTTTACTGATGTTTAGCCAAGTACCGATATTGACGAAATCGAAATCCATATCCTCATTTACAGCCAAAAAATCTTCCTTGATGCTGTTCAGCATCTGGGTTACATAGTTTGAAGCTGCAGGTAAATTATTTTTTACGGTAGTTACGTTTGACATTGTAATTCCTCCAATATTTTAATTTTATTTACCAGGGCATGCTGTCCAGGAAAGCTTCTATTTCATCACGCTCCGCTGTTTTCGGCTTTCCCGGCACCTTGAGCCCTAGGCGTTTATAAACGGAGCGCCGGCTGTAATACTGGCTACGCAGTACGCCAACGTTGTAATCAACGTAATCGAACCAGGCAGCCTTTTTGTCGGGATTCTGCGGATCGGGCCGCATCAGCCGGCCGATGGCCTGCTCAACGCTGGCCCCATTTTTGCTGCCGCCAGTGTCGCCCCGTTTCGGCATGGCCAGATGGCCGTAACAGAGATTTGGCAGGTCGAGGCCCTCCTGGACGAGCTGGGCCGTAG is part of the Dendrosporobacter quercicolus genome and encodes:
- a CDS encoding BRO-N domain-containing protein; the encoded protein is MRQLKQIFEYQGQIVRTITQCSEPLFCGKDLCEILEIDSTQLRRLDDDEKVLRLTQTPGGEQEMVFVNEPGLYSLIIGSRKLEAKAFKRWITHEVLPTIRKTGKYSLYDNPNAILRRHLDTATKLSKGLSKPQQLELRRLAVMDAAEESGADYSAILAVLEAPEVQGKALHHDLDRDVDLFLQDVARRVNRYHVQGNYLILPPSEERRICERLDIDRTALLRELDERGMLRVAYGWNNGIHKKNYTHHSTFYGRKRCVHLKLNCINIQGE
- a CDS encoding DUF7446 family protein; translation: MKLDELKLWVSPLTNKIYAGFTDKSGTTATSKVEITEMAVSTVMQHLDLEQAGYECEAGRLEFFPAELPNRK
- a CDS encoding sigma-70 family RNA polymerase sigma factor translates to MNCMCSKQPYLNDNLIREYKNLVHYAIHRYYPFRPNVEYEDLFQIASIALVNAAVKYNPARGAGFATYALLHIRSALYREMRRNTAQKRRAIVVSLFQEIDESGTQLIDIIPDPATTEGYNLYQRGGRLMANSRSVKTEAGALTVTKLDLSTFVVFNANNALATRTTPYITVTKNGKVTLSPEVGKRFASGETLEILINPAATIAVVRSSAEGIQCRRNGKNTDSTIFSCAHAKLFLENKQVPLPAKFRAAWDEDLSAWVGRR